The nucleotide window GCTCAGCTCACGGAGGTTGACCCGCTGCAGGTAGCTCACCTCGTGGCCCGGGAAGGAAAGCCAAACCTGCCCTGGATGTTTTCGGCCGAGTCCTTGATGGCGGCCTCAGCGCCGACGCAGGCCTTTTCGCTCGAAGATAAAGCCTTCGTGCTGCTGCGCGTCGAAGCCGGGCGGACCTTGGTTCTCACGCTCATCGTGCGCCGGGAGTACCGGCGGCAGGGCTGGGGCCGCCAGCTCCTGCAGGCCGTGGAAGCCGCATTTCCGCAGCAGCCCCTGATGATGTCGATGATTACCCCGGGCCCGGGGTACGACTTTCTGCGGGCCGCCGGTTGGGAGCCCCTGGAACTGTCGCTGTATGAGATGGAATGCCGGTTGGGGTAGTAGCGCGAACTTTGTAGTTCGCGTACCAGAACGACAATCGGAGGCGCGGGCCACGCGAACTACAAAGTTCGCGCTACGGCTTTTTACTCGGCCAAGAGCAACACTTTCCAGGCCTCCAGTAGCTTGCCTTCCTCCAGATACTGCTTGCCCAGCAGCGTGAGTTGTTTCTTCAGCTCAGCCGGTGTTCCGCGGTGCTTGTTGAGCGTGTAGGCTACCAGGGGCTCTTGCCGGAAGGCCGCTACCTGTTCGGGTGTGGGCAAGGCTTCGCGCTCGATGTTGCCGAGGCGGCCCAGGTTGTTGCCGGTAAGCTGGTCGGAAGTGCGCAGGTGCTCAGGGAGCTGGTCGTAGCCGATGCCCATGTTGCGGTTGGGCTTGGGCACTTCAAACAGGCTGCTGCCCGCGGCCCGGCAGTACCAGTCGCCGCCGAGGCGGGCAATGGCGTCGAGCTTGAACGGGTCGATGCCGGTGCCACTGGGCAGCACGATATCCTCGCGAAAGTGGGCCAGCACGACGCGGCAGACGACCAGGTTGCCGGCCCCGTTGTTCTGGCCCAGCTCGATAACCTGCTCTACTACGCACTCGAAGGCCGCCGGAGCTTCGGCCACGCGCGGCGGCTTTACGCGCTGACTGGGCACCTCGGTAAAGCCCGCCTTGACGAACTCATTGACGCCTTTCTCATACTCGGTGCTGGCCAACGACATTTGTTCGACCATGGCGTAGTCGCAGATGTGGATGACGACTTCGGGCACCTCGCGCACGTTTTGCAGGGTGTGCTTCTGGGAATTGTCGCGCACCCGGTTGGCAGGCGAAAATACCAGGATAGGCGGGTTGGAGCCGAAGCAGTTGAAGAAGCTGTAGGGGCTCAGATTCACGCTGCCATCGGCCGAGATGGTGCTGGCAAAGGCCACCGGGCGTGGTGCCACGGCGCCCACCAGAAACGGGTGCAGCTCACTGGGTTTGATGGTGGCCGGGTCGATGGTGCGGAACGGGGTGGGGGCAGAGGTCATACGAAGCAGGGCAAGGCGGCGAAACCGGAATTGGTGGCCAAAGATACTTAGCTTCGCCAGCCCCGCGTTGAGTAAGCCCCAACATCCTGCCCTGTATGCTCCGAAACGCACTTCTGGCCCTGTGGCTCCCCCTCACGGCCCAGGCTTCCGCTTTGCCCCGGCCGCCGATACCCTGCGCCTGCGCCAGCACCTGCTGGCCCTGACCAGCACGCCCGAGCCCCGCAACTACCTGCACCTGAGTAGCCTCAACCAGGCGGGCGGCTATATCCGCCAGCAGCTGCAGGCCGCCGGAGCCCGCCTCAGCGAGCAGCCCTACGCGGTGCAGGGCAACACCTACCGGAACCTGATTGGCTCCTTTGGGCCCGAAAACGGCCCGCGCCTGATTATCGGGGCGCACTACGACGTGTGCGGCGAGCAGCCCGGGGCCGACGACAACGGTACCGGCGTGGCGGCGTTGCTGGAGCTGGCCCGCCTGCTGGGGCAGCAGCCGGACTTGCCCTACCGCATCGACTTAGTAGCCTACACCCTGGAGGAGCCGCCATTTTTCCGCACCAAAAACATGGGCAGCTACGTGCACGCCAAGACCCTGCACGACGCCGGGGTGGCCGTGAAAGGCATGGTGGCCCTGGAAATGCTGGGCTACTACGACGACCGTCAACACACCCAGGATTACCCCGTGGGCCCGCTCAAGCTGGTCTACGGCAGCCGGGGCAACTACGTAACGGTGGCGCAGAAATTCGGGAATGGGCGCTTCGGCCGGCAGTTTGCCCGCCGCTACAAGGCTCAGGCGGCTTTGCCAGTGAAGCGCTTCAAGGCCCCGGCCTGGCTGCCCGGCATCGACTTCTCCGACCACCTCAACTACTGGCAATTCGACTACCCGGCCGTGCTGCTCACCGACACGGCATTTTACCGCAACAAGCACTACCACGAGCCCACCGACACGCTCGACCGGCTCGACATGCGCCGCCTGGGCCTGAGCGTGGAGGCCCTGTTGGCCGTGGTGCTGGCCCTCTGACAACGGCCCCCAGGCAGCAGTGCCCCACCGGGTTTACTCCTAGTAAAGTCTGGGTGACAATAGGCCTGAAATATGATTTAACGAAGAGGAAAGCCGGCCAGAAGTCGGGATGAAGGTGGCGGGGAGATGGCAGGAAGGTCTAAGCTTTTTGGCGAGAAGACCCAAAGAAGGCCGAAGTTGAGTTTTTGCACTATTTATGGAGCGGTGCTGGGCCGGGTGCGACTAGCCGGCGCGGGCAGCTGGCCTACCCAGGCCCAGCCGGTTTGGATAAGCAGGTACTCGTTTCCGTCGGGGGTGGTATGAAACCAGTGGGGGCGACGCCGGGCCGACGCGGGCCAGCCGGCGGGGTAGTCTTCCGCATCGAGCCACTCCACTTGGCGGTGGGTAGTCCAAGAGAGACGGTCGGCACCGGGCAGCAGCTGGTACTCGGGCGGCAGGGGCGGCCCGTCGGCTGCTGACTCCGCCAGCCAGGTCTGATAGTAGGAAATTCGCTCCTCGGTGCCGGCAACAACCTGGGAGTCGTGCGCGAAACTGGGGTACACCAGCCGGATGTCGAGGTGGTAAGGCTGGCTCCGGGCGCTCAGCTGCTCGTCCCAGGCGAAGAAGGTAGTGAGCAGATGCGTGGCGGCCAGCTGCCGGATAAGGCGCGGGGGCTGCCGACCATGCCAGTGCCAGGGCCCCAGGCCGAGCTTCTTATACTCATAGTGGAAGTACTGTAAGAAGCCCAGGTCCAGGGGGCTGGCTCTGGCTGCAGGGCCAGGAGCCGGCGGACCTGCCGGCGCGGGTTACGGATTTTCTTGGCGTTGGGGTGGGAGAAAGTGCGTAACCAGCGCATGGTAAACGGAGTATAGACTTGCTAAGTAGATATAGCTTTTCGCCGTTTCCAGCGTGTAAACCAAGTATGGACCAGACCATTTGCCCCAAGTGCCAGCACAAGGACGCCACCAAGAGCGGCATTATTGCGGGGCGGCAGCGCTACCGGTGCAAGAACTGCGGCTACCATTTCACCGTGGCCAAGATAGGCAGGGAAGTCAATACCTACTATGTGGTCAAAGCCCTGCAGCTGTATCTGGAGGGTGTGAGCTACCGGGAAATTGAGCGCCTGCTGGGCGTGAGCCACGTGAGCGTGATGAACTGGGTGAAGAAGTACGCCGTGCAGGCCCCGCGCCAAACCCAGGCCCGGCCCACGTCCCAGGTGCTGACTCAGGCGGAGCTGCAGGCCTATTTTCAGCAGCCCGAAAACTTGGTGGGGGCGGCACGGTGGTCACCGAAGCCGGCGACAAGTTTCTGGTGATGCGCTGGGAAGGGCCCACTGGCAAAAAAAGCTAGGCCAGCAGGAGGGAACAGGAGCCCGGAACCGGATTTTTCACCTTACTTGGGAGAAGCTAGGCCTAAAGGGCTGAAACTGAAAAACCTGTTCTTTCCCGGCCCTTTTACCGGCTGGTTCCCTCCAACCAATTCCCGCTTGCTTATGGAACTCGGCCTCGACTCGCCCAGCCCCGACCTGTCCGCTACCACCGCCCCGACCGATGCGCCGGTAGCCCACGACAACAACGCCGTGGAAACCAGTAAAATCTGGCAGGTGATTACCGCCTCCTCGGTGGGCACCGTCATCGAGTGGTACGACTTCTACATCTTCGGCTCGTTGGCGGCCATCATTGGGCCGGTGCTGTTTGGCTCCCAAGGCAAGCCCGAGGAAACCCTGTTGGGCATGCTGGCCGTGTTTGGGGCCGGCTTCGTGGTGCGGCCCTTCGGGGCCCTGTTCTTCGGGCGGGTCGGCGACATGATCGGGCGCAAGTATACCTTTCTGCTCACCCTGCTCATCATGGGCGGCTCCACGGTCGTGACGGGCCTGATTCCGAGCTACGACAAAATCGGGCTGGCCGCCCCGCTCATTGTGCTGGTGCTGCGCCTGCTGCAGGGCCTGGCCCTGGGCGGCGAATACGGCGGGGCCGCGACTTACGTGGCCGAGCACGCCCCCGATAAGCGCCGGGGCTACTTCACCAGCTTTATCCAGATAACGGCCACCGGCGGGCTGATTCTGAGCATTCTGGTTATCGTCATCACCCGCAAGCTGACGGGAGAGGAAGCCTTCCGGGAATGGGGCTGGCGGGTGCCGTTTCTGCTCTCGGCTTTGCTGGTGGTAGCCTCTTACTACATCCGGCTCAAGCTGCACGAGTCGCCGCTGTTTGCCAAAGCCAAGGCCGAGGGCAAGACCAGCACCAGCCCCCTGCGCGACTCCTTTCTCAACCCCGTGAACCGCCGCCTGGTGCTCGTGGCCCTCTTTGGCGTGACGATGGGGCAGGGCGTGATTTTCTACACCAGTCAG belongs to Hymenobacter cellulosilyticus and includes:
- a CDS encoding flavin reductase family protein encodes the protein MTSAPTPFRTIDPATIKPSELHPFLVGAVAPRPVAFASTISADGSVNLSPYSFFNCFGSNPPILVFSPANRVRDNSQKHTLQNVREVPEVVIHICDYAMVEQMSLASTEYEKGVNEFVKAGFTEVPSQRVKPPRVAEAPAAFECVVEQVIELGQNNGAGNLVVCRVVLAHFREDIVLPSGTGIDPFKLDAIARLGGDWYCRAAGSSLFEVPKPNRNMGIGYDQLPEHLRTSDQLTGNNLGRLGNIEREALPTPEQVAAFRQEPLVAYTLNKHRGTPAELKKQLTLLGKQYLEEGKLLEAWKVLLLAE
- a CDS encoding M28 family peptidase; this translates as MAPPHGPGFRFAPAADTLRLRQHLLALTSTPEPRNYLHLSSLNQAGGYIRQQLQAAGARLSEQPYAVQGNTYRNLIGSFGPENGPRLIIGAHYDVCGEQPGADDNGTGVAALLELARLLGQQPDLPYRIDLVAYTLEEPPFFRTKNMGSYVHAKTLHDAGVAVKGMVALEMLGYYDDRQHTQDYPVGPLKLVYGSRGNYVTVAQKFGNGRFGRQFARRYKAQAALPVKRFKAPAWLPGIDFSDHLNYWQFDYPAVLLTDTAFYRNKHYHEPTDTLDRLDMRRLGLSVEALLAVVLAL
- a CDS encoding IS1/IS1595 family N-terminal zinc-binding domain-containing protein, with protein sequence MDQTICPKCQHKDATKSGIIAGRQRYRCKNCGYHFTVAKIGREVNTYYVVKALQLYLEGVSYREIERLLGVSHVSVMNWVKKYAVQAPRQTQARPTSQVLTQAELQAYFQQPENLVGAARWSPKPATSFW
- a CDS encoding MFS transporter produces the protein MELGLDSPSPDLSATTAPTDAPVAHDNNAVETSKIWQVITASSVGTVIEWYDFYIFGSLAAIIGPVLFGSQGKPEETLLGMLAVFGAGFVVRPFGALFFGRVGDMIGRKYTFLLTLLIMGGSTVVTGLIPSYDKIGLAAPLIVLVLRLLQGLALGGEYGGAATYVAEHAPDKRRGYFTSFIQITATGGLILSILVIVITRKLTGEEAFREWGWRVPFLLSALLVVASYYIRLKLHESPLFAKAKAEGKTSTSPLRDSFLNPVNRRLVLVALFGVTMGQGVIFYTSQFQAYSFMQNTLKMDLVDASIVLVTAMLLATPLFVYFGSLSDRIGRKRIIMTGMLCGALFTIPLFHGIQAFAGPLTEITPATVDAAGKAVPAVMKALDPNLPAIIALTFCLVLFVTMVYGPIAAYLVELFPTKVRYTSLSVPYHIGNGVFGGFVPLVATWISVWAATQPAGTFWQEHSSLSGLLYPVLVALICFVVGMKYMKDVRNVRIMD